In the genome of Succinivibrio dextrinosolvens, the window TCAGTTCCAAGGAATTTACACCACGCTCCTTCAGGAACTGACCATACACTCTCATAGCACCAGAGGAACCAAACAGACCGGTTGACTTGTTGTCATCAAATCCGACCCATGTAGCAACAACCTGATCCGAATCAATACCAACAGTCCAGGTATCTCGGCTGTCATTGGTTGTTCCTGTCTTAGTTGCAATAGTTACATTAGGGAACATGTTGCCAATTCTGCGGCCTGTACCAATCTTGGTTGCCTCGGTCATAACATACATGGTCAGATATGAGTCCTTTGGATCAATTGTAGCTTTGCCCCTGTTATCCTCACGCTCGTAAACAATCTTTCCGTCTTTAACAACTGTTCTTAAGGTGGTCAGATCCTTATATTGGCCTTCTGTTGCAAGACTTGTATACATCTGAGTAACCTCAAATGGGGTAAGCTCAATGGTACCAAGTAGCATTGAAGGATAAATCTGTCTTTCAACCTTTTCCTTATCAAGACCAATATTGAGCAGAGTCTCTCTTACATGATTAAGACCGACTCTCATACCAATCTTTACAGTAGGAATGTTCATGGAACGGGCCATTGCCACATATGTAGGAATTGGGCCAATAAAACGGTTGTTGTCGTTATGAGGTTGCCATACCTTTCCATCAGCAAGTCTTACCTTGATAGGAGCATCATTTACCAGAGTACCAAGATGAATGCCATGATGGAATGCAGTCAAATAAACAAAAGGCTTGATAATTGAGCCTACCTGACGACGACCTTCCATAACACGGTTGAATCCAGCATACTGAGGAGTTCTACTTCCGACCACGGCAGAGACTTCTGCTGTTCTCCAGGAACTGACAACCATAGCAGCTTCCATACCTTTACGTCCGGTCTCTCTTTCAATGGCGTTAAGCTCATTCTGCACTGCGTTTTCAGCAGACTGCTGAGCCTGAGGGTCTAGACTGGTGAAGATCTTAATACCGTTACCTGATAAAAAATCAGGGCCGAACTTCGTTGAAATTTCCTTTTTCAGAACACCCATGAAAGCAGGAGTCTTAGAGTAGTTCATTGAACCTCTCTTTATAACTCCTAGGGGTCTTGAGGAATACTGAACATACTCTGTATCAGTAATAAATCCTCTCTTCTTTAATACAGACAGAACAACATTTCGACGTTCCAGAGCCTGATCAGGATGTCTCCATGGATCATAATAGGAAGGACCTTTAATGATACCGACAAGAAGCGCCATCTGATCCTGAGTCAACTCTGAAATAGGTACCCCAAAGTAGAAATAT includes:
- the mrcB gene encoding penicillin-binding protein 1B; the protein is MNNDKENPYLSGLSALDDDERKQAEDNFDDGKIEPEFDPSLIKEDLYSEENSSHSSDGEKSGQTSQNQQNQQPNHNKNFEENKNKKPLKKKLTLFSLKVFAAGFVILALLFVYFDSVVLSKFGVDDKWVLPAVVYSRPLELYPDQKLSLKQMQYELSLLKYRKVPNPQYPGEYAVNEKLGRVVIIRRPFEFPDASEGKISIMVEFNGQRISQILNADTKEELGYIRMDPVLLDRINRIDPKEDRIFIQLQEVPPALINTLLEIEDRTFRTNMGVNFMAIARAFVKNTMAHSVVEGGSTITQQLVKNYFLNSEKSYSRKIKEIIMALIMNHRYTKDQILEAYLNEIYLGQNGAAGIYGFGLASYFYFGVPISELTQDQMALLVGIIKGPSYYDPWRHPDQALERRNVVLSVLKKRGFITDTEYVQYSSRPLGVIKRGSMNYSKTPAFMGVLKKEISTKFGPDFLSGNGIKIFTSLDPQAQQSAENAVQNELNAIERETGRKGMEAAMVVSSWRTAEVSAVVGSRTPQYAGFNRVMEGRRQVGSIIKPFVYLTAFHHGIHLGTLVNDAPIKVRLADGKVWQPHNDNNRFIGPIPTYVAMARSMNIPTVKIGMRVGLNHVRETLLNIGLDKEKVERQIYPSMLLGTIELTPFEVTQMYTSLATEGQYKDLTTLRTVVKDGKIVYEREDNRGKATIDPKDSYLTMYVMTEATKIGTGRRIGNMFPNVTIATKTGTTNDSRDTWTVGIDSDQVVATWVGFDDNKSTGLFGSSGAMRVYGQFLKERGVNSLELKRPEGVQFVNFNKEGNIVGEGCMLPGLTSLPARLDKIKYVDQNCTIDVESVPVVTGPQPVPYTP